The following are encoded in a window of Acidimicrobiales bacterium genomic DNA:
- a CDS encoding NAD(P)-dependent oxidoreductase, with amino-acid sequence MRVFLLGGTGAIGRHALPALVAAGHEVSALVRTAEKAAAVKAQSATPVLASIFDRAVLFEAVRNHEAVVNLATSMPSTAAFAFRHAWEPTERVRIGGSAAVVDAALAAGVPRLVQESVSMIYPDSGDQWIDEDTLPDRYPNTSGNLGAEASAQRFTKAGGTGVILRLGLFYGPGARHSEQFLAMARHHVTPLMGHPESYVSSIDVADGGAAVVAALQVPAGVYNVVDDEPLTKREYAQALATAASKRPWLRGPGRLALLLGNRLTSLTRSLRVSNRRFCEISRWQPRYPSARQGWVAMAESIYGASPNARTISAK; translated from the coding sequence GTGAGAGTGTTCTTGCTGGGGGGGACCGGCGCAATCGGCCGCCACGCTCTGCCGGCACTCGTCGCGGCTGGCCACGAGGTCTCCGCGCTCGTGCGGACCGCAGAAAAGGCCGCAGCGGTCAAGGCCCAGAGCGCGACCCCGGTGTTGGCGTCGATCTTCGACCGGGCTGTCCTCTTCGAGGCCGTCCGCAACCACGAGGCGGTGGTGAACCTCGCCACATCGATGCCCTCTACGGCGGCCTTCGCGTTCCGACACGCCTGGGAGCCGACCGAGCGGGTCCGCATCGGAGGCTCGGCGGCGGTGGTCGACGCTGCGCTGGCCGCTGGCGTTCCACGCCTGGTGCAGGAGTCGGTCAGCATGATTTACCCCGACTCAGGCGACCAGTGGATCGACGAGGATACCTTGCCGGACCGGTACCCCAACACAAGCGGCAACCTCGGTGCCGAGGCCAGCGCGCAACGCTTCACCAAGGCGGGCGGCACCGGGGTCATTCTCCGGCTGGGCCTCTTCTACGGCCCAGGTGCCCGCCACAGTGAACAGTTCCTCGCAATGGCACGCCACCACGTCACGCCCCTCATGGGACACCCCGAGTCGTACGTGTCGTCGATCGACGTCGCCGATGGCGGGGCAGCAGTCGTAGCGGCGCTGCAGGTTCCCGCCGGTGTCTACAACGTCGTGGATGACGAGCCGCTCACCAAGCGCGAGTACGCACAGGCGTTGGCCACCGCGGCTAGCAAGCGGCCGTGGCTGCGTGGCCCGGGTCGGCTGGCGCTACTACTCGGCAATCGACTTACATCGTTGACCCGGTCTCTGCGGGTGAGCAATCGGAGGTTCTGCGAGATCAGCAGATGGCAACCGCGGTACCCAAGTGCCAGGCAGGGCTGGGTCGCCATGGCCGAGAGCATCTACGGGGCGTCCCCAAACGCGCGGACTATCAGCGCCAAGTAG
- a CDS encoding GNAT family N-acetyltransferase produces METTVSQIGLPCCWPMKPPTLHTKRLLLRRWAGDDREVFAQINADPEVMRYRFKPLTRQESYDLIDNIEACFDQHCFGQWAVERIEDRRVIGFIGLEVADDDSPFSPQVHIGWHLDRDAWGYGYATEGATGALDYVFEVVGLPEVVSHTTSANEQSQAVMRRLGMRHNTDDDFDGPWYPVGHPHRRFVLYRVTAVDWRARRPRG; encoded by the coding sequence ATGGAGACCACGGTGAGCCAGATCGGATTACCGTGCTGCTGGCCCATGAAACCCCCGACCCTCCACACGAAGCGTCTTCTGCTCCGCCGATGGGCGGGCGACGACCGTGAGGTCTTCGCGCAGATCAACGCCGATCCAGAGGTCATGCGCTACCGCTTCAAGCCGCTGACTCGCCAGGAGAGCTACGACCTGATCGACAACATTGAGGCCTGTTTCGACCAGCACTGCTTCGGCCAGTGGGCTGTCGAGCGCATCGAGGACCGGCGAGTTATCGGCTTCATCGGACTGGAAGTCGCGGACGACGACTCTCCCTTCTCGCCGCAGGTTCATATCGGCTGGCACCTGGATCGTGATGCGTGGGGATACGGCTACGCTACAGAGGGCGCCACGGGGGCTCTGGACTACGTCTTCGAGGTGGTTGGACTCCCTGAGGTGGTGTCCCACACGACGAGTGCCAACGAGCAGTCCCAAGCAGTCATGCGCCGACTCGGTATGCGCCACAACACTGACGACGACTTCGATGGGCCGTGGTATCCCGTAGGGCATCCGCATCGCAGATTCGTGCTCTACCGCGTGACCGCCGTCGACTGGCGAGCACGACGCCCCCGGGGCTGA
- a CDS encoding VOC family protein codes for MTDVAAQVDFLRRVFGAQREFEPGRPAEVHIGDSLIMISPATERDPFPGFLYVYVDDADRSYENALNAGAVSLEAPLDTPYGDRRAMVRDYFGNVYQIARPAGET; via the coding sequence GTGACCGATGTGGCGGCACAGGTTGATTTCCTGCGCCGGGTCTTCGGCGCTCAGCGGGAGTTCGAACCAGGGCGCCCAGCCGAGGTCCACATCGGTGACTCACTGATCATGATATCCCCAGCGACCGAGCGAGACCCGTTCCCGGGCTTCCTATACGTCTACGTCGACGACGCAGACCGATCCTACGAGAATGCCCTGAACGCTGGCGCCGTCTCGCTGGAAGCGCCGCTCGACACTCCCTATGGCGATCGTCGGGCCATGGTGCGCGATTACTTTGGGAATGTGTACCAAATCGCCCGGCCCGCAGGAGAGACCTGA
- a CDS encoding MBL fold metallo-hydrolase, producing the protein MCTDYTDPAHLHQPDPKVLHDFEPRVLFDLEPVDAVTVTTLMDNVTDIFMPDQGPAHRAPIGVGGRQPAAIMEGGNAPVALLAEHGFSVLVTLTKDSVQHQILFDAGTTPEGMVENMGRLEVDPSGIEAIVCSHGHFDHTTGLDGLIRRLGRVNLPVLIHPQFWRRRRVSLPGRDPMEIPSTSRGALVDAGFEVIEEQQPSFLFDRSVLVTGEVPRTTGYEPGFPPQQAWVDGRWEPDPLVLDDQGFIVDIKDKGLLVITGCGHAGIVNICHYARRLTKDRPLYAVMGGFHLNGPIFEPLIPRVLNDLGALAPSVVVPAHCTGWRAQHAMSARFGDAFIPNSVGTRFAL; encoded by the coding sequence ATGTGCACTGACTACACGGACCCAGCGCACCTGCACCAGCCAGATCCAAAGGTGTTGCACGACTTCGAGCCCCGGGTGCTCTTCGACTTGGAGCCGGTCGACGCGGTCACCGTCACCACGCTCATGGACAACGTCACCGACATCTTCATGCCCGATCAGGGACCGGCCCACCGTGCACCGATTGGGGTCGGCGGCCGCCAGCCGGCCGCCATCATGGAAGGCGGAAACGCTCCTGTGGCGCTGCTGGCCGAGCACGGGTTCTCGGTCCTGGTGACGTTGACCAAGGACAGCGTCCAGCACCAGATCCTCTTCGACGCCGGCACAACCCCCGAGGGGATGGTCGAGAACATGGGCCGCCTGGAGGTCGACCCTTCGGGCATCGAGGCCATCGTCTGCAGCCACGGCCACTTCGACCACACCACTGGGCTCGACGGCCTGATCCGCCGGCTCGGGAGGGTCAACCTGCCGGTGCTCATCCATCCCCAGTTCTGGCGCCGGCGGCGGGTGAGCCTGCCCGGACGGGATCCGATGGAGATCCCGAGCACCAGCCGAGGGGCCCTGGTCGACGCTGGCTTCGAGGTGATCGAGGAGCAGCAGCCCAGCTTCTTGTTCGATCGCTCTGTACTGGTGACCGGCGAGGTGCCACGCACCACCGGATACGAGCCGGGCTTCCCCCCACAGCAGGCCTGGGTGGACGGGCGCTGGGAACCGGACCCCCTGGTCCTCGACGACCAAGGCTTCATCGTCGACATCAAGGACAAGGGGTTGCTGGTGATCACCGGCTGTGGCCATGCAGGCATCGTCAACATCTGCCACTACGCCCGACGGCTAACCAAGGACCGACCGTTGTACGCCGTCATGGGCGGCTTCCATCTCAACGGGCCGATCTTCGAACCTCTTATCCCCCGGGTCCTCAACGACCTGGGCGCCCTGGCCCCCTCCGTGGTCGTCCCGGCCCACTGCACCGGATGGCGGGCCCAGCACGCCATGAGTGCCCGCTTCGGCGATGCCTTCATCCCCAACAGTGTCGGGACCCGCTTCGCGTTGTGA